A stretch of [Clostridium] scindens DNA encodes these proteins:
- a CDS encoding phage holin family protein, whose protein sequence is MEQLMDYVKPELIVVSVALYFIGMWLKQAAFIKNKYIPLVLGIVGIFICGIWVIGTEATTTRQGIAMAVFTAIVQGVLVAGLSTYVNQFIKQLGKDE, encoded by the coding sequence ATGGAACAGCTTATGGATTATGTGAAACCAGAACTGATCGTCGTGTCGGTAGCGCTTTACTTTATCGGCATGTGGCTTAAACAGGCAGCATTTATCAAGAATAAATATATTCCGCTGGTACTGGGAATCGTCGGAATCTTCATATGCGGTATCTGGGTAATCGGGACAGAAGCCACTACTACGAGGCAGGGAATTGCAATGGCAGTATTCACCGCGATTGTGCAAGGCGTATTGGTGGCAGGCCTGAGTACATATGTGAATCAGTTTATCAAGCAATTGGGAAAAGACGAGTGA